DNA sequence from the Sphingobium aromaticiconvertens genome:
ATGGCCCGAATATCCGGTGCGATCAAGGAGGACGCTCTGGATCACGCCGTCAACTGGCACTTCTCCCGCGAAAATCTTGTTGCTGCCAACGATCGCATCCTCGCCCTCATGGACAGCCTCGATCTCCCGGAAATCTACCGGCGCCATGCCGGTGAGACCCACACGGCCAGTGACGGCCAGAAGTTCGAGGTAACCGGCGATAGCCTCGATGCCAGCCATTCCTTCAAATATTTTGGGAAAGGTCAGGGAAGCAGCGCCTACACCTATGTCAGCGACAAGATCTTGCTCTGGTATTCCACCGTCTTCAGCGCCGCCGAACGCGACAGCGCCTACGTCATCGACGGTCTGATGCACAACGACGTGGTGAAATCGACGATCCATTCGACGGACACCCATGGCTATTCCGAAGCGATCTTCGGCGCCACCTATCTCATCGACATTGCCTATGCCCCCAGGATCAAGGGCCTGAAGCATCAAACCCTGTATGGCTTCAGGTCCATGACGCACGAAAATCGGAAGAACTGGGCCGTCCAACCCGACAAATATGTTGACGAAAACATCATCCGTACCCACTGGGACGAAATTCTCCGGCTCATGGTCACCATCAGGCTCAAGGAAACCACGGCGTCGGATATATTCCGGCGGCTCAATTCATATTCCAGGCAGAACAGTCTTTACACCGCCCTCAAAGCTTTCGGACGCATCGTCAAAACCCTGTTCATCCTGCGCTACATCGATGGCGTCGAACTGCGAATGGATATCGAAGCCATGCTCAACAAGGTCGAACTGGCCAACCGGTTTACCCGAGCGGTGGCCGTCGGCAGTCCGCGTGAGTTCATCTTTACCGTCCAGGAGGATCAGCAGGTAGCCGAAGCCTGCAACCGCCTGATCAAGAACGCCATCATCTGCTGGAATTATCTCTATCTCGAAACCAGGCTACGCGCCGCCGATCCCGAAACGCACGCCGAAATGATGCAGAGTATCAAGGCCCATTCGCCGCAATCCTGGGCGCACATCAACATGCTGGGCGAATACGATTTCTCCGACAAGAAGCTTGCAGACAGCTTCGGTATCCTCCCCCTGAAACAGGGCCTCTGAAACCAGGCCGTAAATGGGGGAATGAAAATGAGGGAATTTATCAGCAACTCAATACCTTGCCAGAATTCCTATGTCGCATTCCGCCCCTTTGCGGGGACGGACCCATTTTGACGCACCCGGCAGCGGTAAGCTGGGCGAGCTGTTGGGCCAAGTCCTGGCCAGTGGTTGAGACGCGCGCATAGCCGTAGATCATGACCGAAATCGTGCATCAGATTTTTGCATCACGGAAGAGGCTGGTTTTCCTAGGGTTTCGATTTGATGCAAAAGTTTTGACTGCCGATTCTCTCGCAACTACCAAAAGCGATCGACGCCGACCGCGAACGGCGAAAAAGGGGAATGAGATGAAGAAACTTCTGATCGGTTTGATTGCGATTGCCCAGCCGTTGTACGCGCAGGAAATCACGGAAACCATGAGTAAGCCGCTGCGCGCGACGCTGGCGGCACCGAACAATCCGATCGATCTCGAATTTTGTGTCGCGGATGCGATCACAAGGGTAGGCGGCGCGACGCCGATACCCATCCACGATGGACCGGATAAGACATTGATGATCGGATACGGACACACCCCAAAGCTGGTCGTAGTGATGACCAAGGTCCCTAGCGGAACAGACCTGAAAATCTACACCAAGGCGGGAGACGTTGATGCTCGCTTTGTTGGGTATATCAAGGAATCCTGCAAAATATTATGAAACAATCGCACCGTGGATCACCGGTGCTGTTTTACTGCAATTATATGGTAGGTGATGATCACTTGGTTCATATCTTCACTCATCCGAAAACATAACTTCTATCGGAGTATTTTTCGGAAGATCGTAGCGCTTTTGACTGAGCATCCACTTCTGCGCAAACTCTATAATTGTTTTGCGTGAGTCTTCGCCACGAGCAAATTTCATGTAGGCCGCTCCGCGTGCATCGCGAGCTAGTTTGCCAGAAATAGACCGAAGAAGATCATCTTTTGCACCTAAACTCGGCGCAAAACGACAAGCATCAAGAGTTGCTCGCAGCCTAGACGTATCAAAAGCTACGGGTATAGCTGGCTCAGGTGGAGGCGCGATAAGATGTAATGTGCCGTCCGTATAGTCGCCTGTCCACCGCTTCGCGAGACGCACTCGATATGTAATAAATGCATCTACGACATAGGTGGCTGTTTCCTTGCAGAATGGCAATTTGTATCCAAGGATTGTGGCCGATTTAGTTAGATCGAAACTGCGACGATGCTTAACCGTAGCGACCTCCAAAAGCCCCCCATTTGTCCGTATAACGACTGGGATATCATTTGAGGCTGTTGGCCCTTGTTCCGTAGGGGGAGGCCGCAGAAACAGCCATGCTAGTGCGATGCAGCCAGCCAAAAGGAGGGCGAACGCTGTCAACGTCCGCTTTGACAAATACATACTGACCCCCGACCTTGTGACTTAAGTACTCGCAGAGAGCCGACCGGTCTGCAAGCTTGCGAGATTGCAAGGGCCCAGCAGTGCAGCCATCGCGGTATTTGATAGCTGTTCGCAAGTAGACCGATGCAAAAATCACAAGTTTTGCATCAGGCCCGAAACCGCAGAAATCTGCGCCTCTCCGTGATGCAAAAATCTGATGCACATCCGGCGCGCTTTTCATGGGCGGAATCACCATTCCAGCGCCCAATGGCCCTGATGCAAAAGTTTTAACTTTTGCATCAGATTGAGAATGATGAAGGCACGTATCGAACAAATTTTTGGAATGCAATCAAACGGCTTCATGTTGCTCGGACGAGCGCCTACAAGGACATTGCATATTATTCTGAGATTTTCCTATGAAATCACATTTTAAATTTAGCGTCATTGCTGTGATAATTTCGTTTATTCCATCTTCTGCCATTCCTAAGAAACCTAATAATAAATCTATTATTGATCCTATATCCTACGCAAATAGCGTTAGATCATTGAATAGTTGTGATGGAATAGTTTTTTCGAAGCAGCCGCTCGTCGCAGATTCTCTACTTATGGGGTTAGTCCGCAGAGATCGTACTAGTGGAGGCAAAATTCTCGGATCTGATGAATTCATGACCGACGCACAAAATATCGAGAGACTGCATAAACTGATCTCGAATGCTCTGGGCGATTCAGAAATGATCGTAACTCGTTTTTCTTACAAGCCGTTTCAGGTGCGCTATGATGCCAATATCGGGGCATTGCGGATGTGGGGGGTTGGCAGCGGAGGCGTTAATAAATCGCCTTTAAAAAGGGAAACCGCCATTCGCATCGGGCAAGAGTGGATTACTAAAGGCGTTCGGAATGGGCAGAACGCTTATGGCGCGCAAGCAGAGGTTCAGGATGCGCGAGTGACACAGGTTGGGGTGGCTTTCGAAGAGGCATCGATCGCTCATACTTATAAAAGGGGAACACCCGTTGAAAGCCTCACTGTACCTATGGCTGTTGATGACGCCCGTGCCTTCAAAGCATCGCCCTCAGTTGTCGTGATAGGAAAACTTAAATCACCGTATTTTCGTCAGAGTAGTATTTTCCCAGAAGCGACAATAGACAACCCCCTTGAAGGGGTAATAACAACGATGTCGTTCTATATTGAGCCTCAATGCATTGCACTCATGGCAGGAAACAAAATCGTTGGTAGGCTAGATCGCTAAATATAAATTTACTATAAATTCAGAAGCGACAGATCTGTCTATTGTATTACCATCTAAAAATTTTTGATTTTTGGCATATACAAGCACTGGCACCCAGTATTACCTCACTGAATGGACGAAGACAGCGAGGGCATCGCCTAAAAGCGGTATCTTGGAACTGACGGCAAAGCAGTTATGCGTTCCTAGTGCACCAAATCCTGCGATTCTATCTGAGCAAATCACGTACATCGCTGTGCATATTTGCTCCGAAAACGGTTAGACATACAGGCGTAACGATCGACGTATTTTGACGCAGACGATCTTGACGCTCTAGCCACGCTATGATGGCACAGGCGACCGTCGCGATCGTGGCAATGACGGTTAGCAATATAGATAGGTAACTCACGGCAATCTCCTATGATTTAGATTATCTACTTGGACCATACCTTTCTAAATTTCATGATATTTGTGCTGAACCGCCGTCAACCGTGATGTATTAAAATAATACATTTTTAAAATTTACTTTTTGCAGATACATCCTTCACGAATTATTCGTCTTGGTATTAGCGATATTTGTGTCTGCTTAAATACTGTTGTTCAATTCTCTTTTTTCGCATTTCCCAACAGTATCTTATTACTAAGGAACAAAGTAGGTTGCTGTTATGTATTGAATTTGATACACCACCCTCGTGAAACAGATTTCGTTCCTGGGTGACAGCCTCGCTCGGCTTCGTGATTTTCCTGATGATGCCCGTTCCGAAGCGGGTCATCAGCTCAACGAGGTCCAGATCGGCAACGATCCCGACGACTGGAAGCCGATGAAAACCATTGGCCCCGGCGTGCGCGAAATCAGGATCAGGGAGCAATCCGGGGCTTTCCGGGTGATCTATCTGGCGACGTTACCGGAGGCGGTGCTTGTCCTCCACGCCTTCCAGAAGAAAACCCAGGCGACCCCGCAGAAGGACATTGAGCTGGCCGCGAACCGTTTACGGGCATGGAGGAAGGAATAGGCGATGGAAGTCCAGACTTTCGATAGCGTCTTTGACGCACTGGCCGACACCCCGGCAGAGGCCGCGAACATGAAGGCGCGCTCCGAGCTGCTGTCTGCCCTGAAAAGCCGTATCCGCGCATGGGACATGCCACAGGAAGCGGCGGCGGCACGCCTTGGCATCACCCGCCCCCGGCTCAACGATCTGCTGCGCGGGAAGCTCAGCAAATTCTCCCTCGATGCGCTGGTGAACCTCGCCACGGCATCCGGCCTGACGTTAGAAATCAGGATCGCGGAGGCAGCATAATCAAACCGGGCGCTACTGCCCCCGGTCTGGCTGCCGCGCAACTCTGACGCGACCACCAAACATCTCTTCATGGATCGGTTCGATCACAGCATGGGCCGCGCCATCCTCGCGACGCTTGGCCTTCGCCATGTCGAACTGTCGCCCCCGGTCAAGTTGATCCGCGATCCAGTCCCGTGCGCGCACCGCTTCCTGTTCTGCCAGGATGGGATTGTCCCGGTGAAGGTTCTTGGCGATCACCTGGGCGACGACATAATGAGTATAGGCAGCGTAGAGCGCTGGATCGCGCGCGGCCTCCTCCGCTGTCGCATCCCTGAATCGATCCCCCAACGTCGGGACGCAACCGACGCCAGCGACGAGCTGGGCCAGCGTCTCGCCCATGGCGTCCACCTTGCCCTGCATCGCCTCGACCTGGCCCGCCAGATTCTCAACCGCTGCCAGTACCGCCCGCTGGGTCGCCAGCAGCGCCATCACCGGATCGTCGCTATCATCCATGGTGTTCGCCAGCCCTACCGGTGCAACGCCTGCTCCAGCGCCTGACGAATGAACCGCTGATACGGCATGCCCTTGCTGGCAGCGGTCGCTTTGACCTGTTCGAGCAATTGCGCGGGTAGACGCATGTTGATCCGCGCGTCCTTGCTGCCGAACTCAAACCGCGTGGGCGTGAGCGCCGAAAGATCATAGCCGGTCAGATCGGCCGAACCCACAAAGTCCTCGGCCTCCTCATCGCTGGACAACAGCGGAATGGGTTTATCCTTGCTCATAGTGCTGCACCTCCTTGGCGTGCATGTAACGGGCGCTGATCGGGCGAATGTATCTGGCTCCGTCCCGATCGCGCCAGGTGAAAGCCAGAAACACATGACGGCCACTGCTCGCGCGGCCGATCGCCAGAAAGCGCGTCTCCACCGTCGAATGCGCGGCATCTGGCCCTATGGACGGCGTACCGGCGAACACGCTTTCGATTTCCGCCAGCGTGACACCATGCTTCTGGCATTTTGCCTGGTTGCCTTCGTCCCAATCGAAGCCAGCGACATTTTTGCTATCCATGATGGATAATGGCGTTTGTATGTACGTCTGTCAACCCTGACCCATTACCGTTCGCGGCCCCTGTCCCGTTCCTTGCTGCGATCCCGCTCTAGGTCGCGCTCGGCCTGATCGTGATCCGACCCGCCACCCTTACTGCCCATGCGCGACGCAATGCGCTCGGCGGCGCTCCCCGGCTCCGGGGCGTCCTTATCCCGCTCGACCCGCTGCGCCGTCGCCTCCGCGATCCGCTCGGCCGCGCCGCGATCGTCGGCCTGGTCCTGACTACCCCATGCGGCGCTGAGACGGTCGCGTAGGCCCTGCGCCATGCCCTTGGCCTTGTCGCCGATGCCGCGCATGGTTTCCGCGATCCTGGCGCTGAGTTCGCGAAGCTGCTGCGTCAGCTCGCGCCGCTCCCGGTTGCGCGCCTGCACCCCGCGCTGTTCGTCGCCGCGCTCGGTGGGCCTGCCCTTGCGCTCCATCGCCACCGCCGACAACGGCACCTTGCCCAACGGCTCCCGACCTAGATCCTCTTGCCCCTCCGCGTCGCCCCTTGTCCGTGCCGCCTCGCGCTGATCCTTCAACGACCGATGGTCTATGCGCTCATCGCACCCTGCCCGCTCCAATGCCTGGTTGGCATGGTCGGCCCAGGCCGAACGCCACCCCTCAAGCCGCTCGGCCGCATTCCAGTCCCGGTTCTTCTTCCCGAACCCCTCGCCAGTCAGGTCGCGCATGGTCAGCATCACATGCGCGTGCGGCTGCTCCTGCCCGTCCGCCGAATGGCCCCGGTGCAGCGACACGTCCGCAATCATGCCCTGGGACACGAACTGCTCGCGCACATAGGTGTCGACCAGGGCGCGCCGCCCCTCCGCGTCCAGTTCACGCGGAAGGGAGATTTCCACCTCGCGGGCAAGCTGGGCGTCCTTGCGCCGCTCCGCCGCCTCGACGCCGTTCCAGAGCTGGGCGCGATCGAGCATCCAGTCAGGGGTGCGATCGGGAGCCATGATCTCGCGATGCTCGATGTCGGACTTGCGCGTGTAGTCGTGGCATTTGCCAAGGCGCTCGTCGGTCAGCCGCTCGCCCGACCGATAGGCGGCAGCGGCCACCGCGCTGCGCCCGGTGGCCCGCGAGATGACTTTGACCGAACAATGGTAGATCGCCACGACGCCGCGCCTTTCTGCCTTACTGCACTTAAGGGGGAGCCGTCCGGCGGGGGCAACGCCCCCACGAGGACCACGCACATTGGGAACCAATGTATAAGCGTGCCCTTATCTTCATAAGGTAGCCTCATGCTGTTTCGGATGATATAG
Encoded proteins:
- a CDS encoding type II toxin-antitoxin system RelE/ParE family toxin, with the translated sequence MKQISFLGDSLARLRDFPDDARSEAGHQLNEVQIGNDPDDWKPMKTIGPGVREIRIREQSGAFRVIYLATLPEAVLVLHAFQKKTQATPQKDIELAANRLRAWRKE
- the mobQ gene encoding MobQ family relaxase, giving the protein MAIYHCSVKVISRATGRSAVAAAAYRSGERLTDERLGKCHDYTRKSDIEHREIMAPDRTPDWMLDRAQLWNGVEAAERRKDAQLAREVEISLPRELDAEGRRALVDTYVREQFVSQGMIADVSLHRGHSADGQEQPHAHVMLTMRDLTGEGFGKKNRDWNAAERLEGWRSAWADHANQALERAGCDERIDHRSLKDQREAARTRGDAEGQEDLGREPLGKVPLSAVAMERKGRPTERGDEQRGVQARNRERRELTQQLRELSARIAETMRGIGDKAKGMAQGLRDRLSAAWGSQDQADDRGAAERIAEATAQRVERDKDAPEPGSAAERIASRMGSKGGGSDHDQAERDLERDRSKERDRGRER
- a CDS encoding BrnT family toxin, translated to MDSKNVAGFDWDEGNQAKCQKHGVTLAEIESVFAGTPSIGPDAAHSTVETRFLAIGRASSGRHVFLAFTWRDRDGARYIRPISARYMHAKEVQHYEQG
- a CDS encoding helix-turn-helix domain-containing protein; amino-acid sequence: MEVQTFDSVFDALADTPAEAANMKARSELLSALKSRIRAWDMPQEAAAARLGITRPRLNDLLRGKLSKFSLDALVNLATASGLTLEIRIAEAA
- a CDS encoding BrnA antitoxin family protein → MSKDKPIPLLSSDEEAEDFVGSADLTGYDLSALTPTRFEFGSKDARINMRLPAQLLEQVKATAASKGMPYQRFIRQALEQALHR